Proteins from a genomic interval of Nocardioidaceae bacterium:
- a CDS encoding TrkH family potassium uptake protein encodes MRRAGPGRLVVGGFVGTSAIGTVLLLLPVSRAGDAGAGFMEALFTSVSAVCVTGLIVVDTPVYWSGFGQAMILLLIQVGGFGAMTFASLLGLLLYRRLGMRTRVTAAAETKTVGIGDVRTVVKNVAITSLQVEAVVATILTLRFWLAYGDRFTFGEAVWQGVFHAVSAFNNAGFSLFSDSLIGYVADPFIIVPVVVAVVLGGIGFPVILELRRRIAPRQWNLHVRLTLIGTGVLLVGGWIFFAVVEWGNQGTLGSLGLDGKLLGSLMQSAMPRTAGFNSVDTGAMSDEALLGTIVLMFIGGGSAGTAGGIKVTTAAILVVAVITEVRGERDVTVFRRRVDDGTVRQAFTLFALASTVTIAASMLLMVFEEVRALPLMFEAVSAFGTVGLSTGVTGGLDVRGELLLVVLMLLGRIGPITAITALALRQTRRHYRYPEGRPIIG; translated from the coding sequence ATCCGCCGAGCCGGCCCCGGCCGACTCGTCGTCGGCGGGTTCGTCGGCACCAGCGCCATCGGCACCGTCCTGCTCCTGCTCCCGGTCTCGCGAGCGGGTGACGCGGGCGCCGGGTTCATGGAGGCCCTCTTCACCTCCGTCAGCGCGGTGTGCGTGACCGGCCTGATCGTCGTGGACACGCCGGTCTACTGGTCGGGCTTCGGGCAGGCGATGATCCTGCTGCTCATCCAGGTCGGAGGCTTCGGGGCGATGACGTTCGCCTCGCTGCTCGGGCTGCTGCTCTACCGCCGGCTCGGTATGCGGACGCGCGTCACCGCCGCCGCGGAGACCAAGACGGTGGGCATCGGCGACGTCCGCACGGTCGTGAAGAACGTCGCGATCACGAGCCTGCAGGTCGAGGCCGTGGTGGCGACGATCCTGACCCTGCGGTTCTGGCTCGCGTACGGGGACCGCTTCACCTTCGGCGAGGCGGTCTGGCAGGGGGTCTTCCACGCCGTCTCGGCGTTCAACAACGCCGGCTTCTCGCTCTTCAGCGACAGTCTGATCGGCTACGTCGCCGACCCGTTCATCATCGTCCCCGTCGTCGTGGCCGTGGTGCTCGGCGGCATCGGGTTCCCCGTCATCCTCGAGCTGCGGCGTCGCATCGCACCGCGGCAGTGGAACCTCCACGTACGCCTCACCCTGATCGGCACCGGCGTGCTGCTGGTGGGCGGATGGATCTTCTTCGCCGTCGTCGAGTGGGGCAACCAGGGCACCCTCGGCTCCCTGGGTCTCGACGGCAAGCTGCTGGGCTCGCTGATGCAGTCGGCGATGCCGCGTACGGCGGGCTTCAACTCCGTCGACACCGGTGCGATGAGCGACGAGGCGCTGCTCGGCACCATCGTGCTGATGTTCATCGGCGGCGGGTCGGCCGGCACCGCGGGCGGCATCAAGGTCACCACCGCCGCCATCCTCGTGGTCGCGGTCATCACCGAGGTCCGCGGCGAGCGGGACGTGACGGTCTTCCGCCGTCGGGTCGACGACGGCACGGTGCGCCAGGCGTTCACGCTCTTCGCGTTGGCCAGCACCGTCACCATCGCCGCCTCGATGCTGCTGATGGTCTTCGAGGAGGTCCGCGCGCTCCCGCTGATGTTCGAGGCGGTCTCGGCGTTCGGCACCGTCGGCCTCTCCACGGGGGTCACCGGCGGCCTCGACGTACGCGGCGAGCTGCTGCTGGTCGTGCTGATGCTGCTCGGCCGCATCGGGCCCATCACCGCGATCACCGCGCTGGCGCTGCGCCAGACGCGTCGTCACTACCGCTATCCGGAAGGCAGGCCGATCATTGGCTAG